A stretch of the Corynebacterium maris DSM 45190 genome encodes the following:
- the rimP gene encoding ribosome maturation factor RimP — protein sequence MAFPDVAQLTALISPAVDPRGWDVEAVKVTKAGKKSVVAVKLDADDRPTLDDLEVVSTEISELLDAAEERGDANFGAGYTLEVSTPGVDLPLTAPRHWRRNRHRLVALTEEGQKSLWRIGALAEDDSAVILVAADKKKSGNRDVSVFPEDVRELQLSSAPIAVVEVEFNESPATQLEITAKTYQEATQWREEHK from the coding sequence ATGGCATTCCCGGACGTTGCACAATTGACCGCTCTGATCAGCCCCGCCGTCGACCCGCGCGGATGGGACGTCGAGGCGGTGAAGGTGACCAAGGCGGGCAAGAAATCTGTCGTGGCCGTCAAGCTCGACGCCGACGACCGCCCCACCCTCGACGACCTGGAGGTCGTCTCCACCGAGATCTCTGAGCTGTTGGACGCCGCCGAGGAACGCGGCGACGCGAACTTCGGCGCCGGCTACACCCTGGAGGTCTCCACCCCGGGCGTCGACCTGCCGCTGACCGCGCCGCGCCACTGGCGTCGCAACCGTCACCGGTTGGTGGCCCTGACAGAGGAGGGGCAGAAGTCCCTGTGGCGCATCGGCGCGCTCGCCGAGGACGACAGCGCAGTGATCCTGGTCGCAGCCGACAAGAAGAAAAGCGGTAACCGCGACGTTTCCGTGTTCCCGGAGGACGTCCGTGAGCTGCAACTTTCTTCTGCGCCGATCGCAGTGGTAGAAGTTGAGTTCAACGAATCTCCGGCGACGCAGCTGGAGATCACCGCCAAGACATATCAGGAAGCCACGCAGTGGCGAGAGGAACACAAGTGA
- a CDS encoding DUF4439 domain-containing protein has protein sequence MNRRLTALLAAPLLTAALSSCAAVDGVVEQFGPRPNEAVLELARQARADAGAEASVAELRADHATELFAEVERLCGVGEDGTPPPSCDFEDAAGDTDTVPGDDAASLAGYLEALPRVPAESVDLLVSQAVDVAATPSSTELPDLPAPLDPVTAADAETLRALLADEHAAVYALDIAQAYLDDAGDARVADLIDAHEQRITVLTQTLEPTGVVPAAAPGYVFDAVAAPTDQTEAGQLVNRITETTDLTWRNAAAGAGSLATREWLVSMAGHAAKATQLHAF, from the coding sequence GTGAACCGTCGACTGACCGCCCTTCTCGCCGCTCCCCTGCTCACCGCCGCGCTGTCCTCGTGCGCTGCGGTGGACGGCGTCGTCGAGCAGTTTGGTCCGCGTCCCAACGAAGCGGTCCTCGAACTCGCCCGGCAGGCCCGCGCCGACGCCGGCGCGGAAGCGTCTGTGGCTGAGTTGCGTGCCGACCATGCCACAGAGTTGTTCGCGGAAGTTGAACGCTTGTGTGGCGTCGGTGAAGATGGTACCCCGCCGCCGTCCTGCGACTTCGAGGACGCCGCCGGCGACACGGACACGGTCCCCGGCGACGACGCAGCGTCGCTGGCGGGGTACCTTGAGGCGCTGCCCCGGGTGCCGGCGGAGTCCGTGGACCTGCTGGTCTCCCAGGCCGTCGACGTGGCCGCGACACCTTCGTCGACGGAATTGCCGGACCTTCCCGCCCCGCTTGATCCGGTGACCGCCGCCGACGCCGAGACGCTCCGCGCTCTGCTGGCGGACGAGCACGCCGCGGTGTACGCCTTAGACATCGCGCAGGCGTATCTCGACGACGCCGGGGACGCCCGGGTCGCGGACCTCATCGACGCCCATGAACAGCGCATCACGGTGTTGACGCAGACGCTCGAGCCCACCGGGGTGGTGCCCGCCGCCGCCCCCGGATACGTCTTCGACGCCGTCGCCGCCCCGACGGATCAGACGGAGGCGGGGCAGTTGGTCAACCGCATTACGGAGACGACCGACCTGACGTGGCGCAACGCCGCCGCGGGCGCCGGTTCCCTGGCCACCCGCGAGTGGCTGGTCTCGATGGCGGGTCACGCGGCTAAGGCCACGCAGCTACACGCCTTTTAA
- a CDS encoding DoxX family protein translates to MHRFFSVLYGAAGVAHFARPQVFDRIVPTRLPGPPRWWTYASGAAELAVAGLMARPKTRRTAGYASAALLIAVFPANIKMAWDWRNEPARRRAIAYGRLPLQFPLIRWSMQVAREAPAGAGD, encoded by the coding sequence ATGCACCGATTCTTCTCAGTCCTGTACGGCGCGGCCGGGGTCGCGCATTTTGCCCGGCCGCAGGTCTTCGACCGGATCGTCCCGACCCGGCTGCCCGGACCGCCCCGGTGGTGGACATACGCCTCCGGCGCCGCCGAACTGGCGGTCGCCGGGCTCATGGCGCGGCCGAAGACCCGCCGGACGGCGGGATACGCCTCGGCCGCGCTGCTGATCGCCGTGTTCCCGGCCAACATCAAGATGGCGTGGGACTGGCGGAACGAACCGGCCCGGCGACGGGCCATCGCCTACGGGCGTCTGCCGCTGCAGTTTCCCCTGATCCGGTGGTCGATGCAGGTGGCTCGCGAGGCGCCGGCGGGGGCCGGTGATTAA
- a CDS encoding proline--tRNA ligase — MITRMSQLFLRTLREDPADAEVPSHKLLVRAGYIRRAAPGVYSWLPLGLRTLRKLENVVRAEMDALGGQELLFPALLPREPFDTTGRWTEYGEELFRLQDRRGTDMLLGPTHEEMFAATVKDLYSSYKDFPVTLYQIQTKYRDEARPRAGILRGREFVMKDSYSFDMTDAGLEEAYAKHRAAYQRIFDSLNIDYVICKATSGAMGGSASEEFLAVSPTGEDTFVRATEGDYAANVEAVVTPPAAERDVSGLPEAVVHETPDAETIDTLVEWANGAGVTVDGRAVTAADTLKTMTVIVSEPGVEEDELVGVLIPGDRELDVKRLEASLEPAEFRLAEGEDFEKYPFLIKGYIGPKGLNDSGVRVLADPRVATGTSWITGADEKRRHVVGLVAGRDFTVDGHVEAAEVKEGDPAPEGQGTLTLARGIELGHIFQLGRKYTEAFDMQILDENGKRAVPTMGSYGIGVSRMMAVLAEQNHDDKGLKWPVAVAPYQVHVAVANKDAAAMEAGDTLVEELDAAGVEVLFDDRPKVSPGVKFKDAELLGMPFAVILGRAFADGKVELRIRGGETHEVAADEIVDKVIELVRG; from the coding sequence ATGATCACCCGCATGTCTCAGCTGTTCCTGCGCACTTTGCGCGAGGACCCTGCCGACGCTGAAGTCCCCTCCCACAAGCTGCTCGTCCGCGCCGGTTATATCCGCCGTGCCGCGCCAGGAGTCTACTCCTGGCTCCCGCTGGGGCTGCGCACTCTCCGCAAGCTCGAAAACGTCGTCCGCGCCGAAATGGACGCCCTCGGCGGGCAGGAACTGCTCTTCCCGGCGCTGCTGCCACGCGAACCCTTTGACACCACCGGCCGCTGGACCGAGTACGGCGAGGAACTCTTCCGCCTCCAGGACCGCCGGGGCACGGACATGCTGCTGGGTCCGACGCACGAGGAGATGTTCGCCGCCACGGTCAAGGACCTTTACTCCTCCTACAAGGACTTCCCGGTCACGCTCTATCAGATCCAGACCAAGTACCGGGACGAGGCGCGTCCGCGCGCAGGGATTCTGCGCGGCCGCGAGTTCGTGATGAAGGACTCCTACTCCTTCGACATGACCGACGCCGGGCTGGAGGAGGCTTATGCGAAGCACCGCGCCGCCTATCAGCGCATCTTCGATTCGTTGAACATCGACTACGTCATCTGTAAGGCGACGTCCGGAGCCATGGGCGGGTCGGCCTCCGAGGAGTTCCTGGCCGTCAGCCCCACGGGCGAGGACACGTTCGTGCGCGCCACCGAGGGCGACTACGCCGCCAACGTCGAGGCCGTGGTGACCCCGCCGGCCGCCGAACGCGACGTCTCCGGGCTGCCGGAAGCCGTGGTCCATGAGACCCCGGACGCCGAAACCATCGACACGTTGGTGGAGTGGGCCAACGGCGCCGGCGTCACCGTCGACGGTCGGGCCGTCACCGCCGCGGACACCCTCAAGACCATGACCGTCATCGTCAGCGAACCGGGCGTCGAGGAAGACGAGCTCGTCGGCGTGCTCATCCCGGGCGACCGCGAGCTCGACGTCAAGCGGCTCGAGGCCTCCCTCGAGCCGGCCGAGTTCCGGCTGGCCGAGGGCGAGGACTTCGAGAAATACCCCTTCCTGATCAAGGGCTACATCGGCCCGAAGGGGCTCAACGACAGCGGCGTGCGGGTGCTGGCCGACCCGCGCGTGGCCACCGGCACCTCCTGGATCACCGGAGCCGACGAGAAGCGGCGCCACGTCGTCGGCCTGGTCGCCGGCCGCGACTTCACCGTCGACGGCCACGTCGAGGCCGCCGAGGTCAAAGAAGGCGACCCTGCCCCGGAGGGCCAGGGCACGCTGACCCTGGCGCGCGGCATCGAGCTGGGCCACATCTTCCAGTTGGGGCGCAAGTACACCGAAGCCTTCGACATGCAGATCCTCGACGAGAACGGCAAGCGCGCCGTGCCCACCATGGGTTCCTACGGCATCGGCGTCTCCCGCATGATGGCCGTCCTGGCGGAACAAAACCACGATGACAAGGGCCTGAAGTGGCCCGTCGCGGTCGCGCCGTACCAGGTGCATGTGGCCGTGGCGAACAAAGACGCCGCCGCGATGGAAGCCGGCGACACGCTCGTCGAAGAGCTCGACGCCGCCGGCGTCGAGGTGCTGTTCGACGACCGCCCCAAGGTTTCCCCGGGCGTGAAATTCAAGGACGCCGAGCTGCTGGGCATGCCCTTCGCCGTCATCCTGGGCCGCGCCTTCGCCGACGGCAAGGTCGAACTGCGCATCCGCGGCGGAGAAACCCACGAGGTCGCCGCAGACGAGATCGTCGACAAGGTCATCGAGCTCGTGCGGGGCTGA
- the yaaA gene encoding peroxide stress protein YaaA, which produces MLIVLPPSETKAPGGAGAPLEFSRLSFPSLNPVREELVAALSALQVEEAMAQLGLSERLRGEAEANRELFSAPTMPAVERYTGVLYDALDAATLPDRRQLAVGSALFGVLGADDPIPRYRLSGGSKLDRRTMKSRWGASVTEALSEVDGLVVDLRSGAYQQLGPLKRAVTVRVESVLDDGTRKVVSHFNKHHKGVLARELADKRADSIDDVASLAEAAGMTVEVISDTQLTLVV; this is translated from the coding sequence ATGTTGATCGTCCTGCCCCCTTCTGAGACCAAGGCCCCCGGTGGCGCCGGGGCGCCGTTGGAATTTTCCCGCCTGTCCTTCCCCTCGCTGAACCCGGTGCGGGAAGAATTGGTGGCCGCATTGTCTGCGCTGCAGGTCGAGGAAGCGATGGCGCAGCTGGGGCTGTCGGAGCGGTTGCGGGGTGAGGCGGAGGCAAATCGAGAGCTGTTTTCAGCGCCGACGATGCCCGCGGTGGAGCGGTACACGGGCGTGCTGTACGACGCGTTGGATGCGGCGACCCTGCCGGACCGGAGGCAGCTGGCGGTGGGGTCCGCCCTGTTCGGCGTCCTGGGGGCGGATGACCCGATCCCGCGCTACCGGCTGTCCGGGGGTTCGAAGTTGGACCGGCGGACGATGAAATCCCGGTGGGGCGCGTCCGTCACGGAGGCGTTGTCAGAGGTGGATGGCCTAGTGGTGGATCTTCGTTCTGGGGCGTATCAGCAGCTGGGCCCGCTGAAGCGGGCGGTGACGGTGCGGGTCGAGAGTGTGCTCGACGACGGCACGCGAAAGGTCGTCAGCCACTTCAACAAGCATCACAAGGGGGTCCTGGCCCGCGAATTGGCGGATAAGCGGGCGGATTCGATCGACGACGTCGCCTCGTTGGCGGAGGCGGCGGGCATGACCGTAGAAGTGATTTCAGACACACAGTTGACGCTGGTGGTCTAG
- a CDS encoding DUF1648 domain-containing protein, translating to MQLPPSAASWVYLVSLGAPVVAAIVLALHYPRLPEVIPVHFNAAGEPDGFADKSWATVFALPAIALAVAGMFVVMEVVRRQAWEPQPTDGATEQAVRVPFSESAHARAHHFLAATNRWLAWLGLTVSAGLSMLAAASLVPDYRWLFTPALVLVLLGTVVVVVVGLFLSFRAESQAKEWFPPDEEELERDRLLSPADAQRQVYRLGGFFYRNPADPAVIGLSYANSGNIDINVAHPPGALFYRCVALLVGAVTILPIVMTIL from the coding sequence ATGCAGCTTCCACCTTCCGCCGCCTCCTGGGTGTACCTCGTGTCGCTGGGTGCGCCGGTAGTGGCCGCGATCGTGCTGGCGCTGCATTATCCGCGCCTGCCGGAGGTGATTCCGGTGCACTTCAACGCCGCCGGGGAGCCGGACGGCTTCGCGGACAAGTCGTGGGCGACGGTGTTTGCGTTGCCCGCGATTGCCCTGGCCGTCGCGGGGATGTTCGTGGTGATGGAGGTGGTCCGTCGCCAGGCGTGGGAACCGCAGCCGACGGACGGGGCGACGGAGCAGGCGGTCCGGGTGCCGTTTTCGGAGTCCGCGCATGCGCGGGCGCATCATTTTCTGGCGGCCACGAACCGGTGGCTGGCGTGGTTGGGCCTGACCGTCTCGGCGGGGCTGAGCATGTTGGCGGCGGCGTCGCTGGTGCCGGACTACCGGTGGTTGTTCACCCCGGCGCTCGTGCTGGTGCTGCTGGGCACGGTGGTGGTCGTGGTCGTGGGGCTGTTCCTGAGTTTCCGGGCCGAATCGCAGGCGAAGGAATGGTTTCCCCCGGACGAGGAGGAACTGGAACGCGACCGGCTGCTCTCCCCCGCTGACGCACAGCGGCAGGTGTACCGGCTCGGCGGGTTCTTTTACCGCAACCCGGCTGATCCGGCCGTGATCGGGCTGTCGTACGCCAATTCCGGCAACATCGACATCAATGTGGCGCATCCCCCCGGCGCGCTGTTCTATCGGTGTGTGGCGCTGTTGGTGGGGGCGGTGACCATCCTGCCGATAGTGATGACCATTCTTTAG
- a CDS encoding DUF1648 domain-containing protein → MEKIPANVLRAATVALLVMSALVIVVGYPSIPDPMPVHYAGADPSTVQDRSWWSALFLPVLGGVALVLSVLLCTDARRSTDPQPVRDGRGVAVPYSPAMARRQREQIEAVNLGWSWLALGFAVGVAYAGPVAVLPALAPASRLSLPVIVVATFLGLLKMLNLVVATGRRVRAEAEPDLEEVQRAEALGEEKKVFRLGAFYYNRLDPMPIVKARRQPDAMEFNYAHGPGRRFLWSLLAVFVVVAAVVVIPTFTTM, encoded by the coding sequence ATGGAAAAGATCCCGGCCAACGTCCTGCGTGCGGCCACCGTGGCTTTGTTGGTGATGTCGGCGCTGGTGATTGTGGTGGGTTATCCCTCGATCCCGGATCCGATGCCCGTGCATTACGCGGGGGCGGACCCGTCGACCGTGCAAGACAGGTCGTGGTGGTCGGCGCTGTTTCTGCCCGTGCTCGGCGGGGTGGCGCTCGTGCTGTCGGTGCTGTTGTGCACGGACGCGCGCAGATCGACGGACCCGCAGCCGGTGCGCGACGGCAGGGGCGTCGCGGTGCCCTACTCCCCCGCGATGGCCAGGCGGCAGCGTGAGCAGATCGAGGCCGTCAACCTGGGGTGGTCCTGGTTGGCGCTGGGCTTTGCCGTCGGCGTGGCTTACGCCGGTCCCGTCGCGGTGCTGCCCGCCTTGGCCCCGGCGTCGCGGTTGTCGTTGCCGGTGATCGTGGTCGCCACTTTCCTGGGGCTGTTGAAGATGCTGAACCTGGTGGTCGCCACGGGTCGGCGGGTGCGCGCGGAGGCGGAGCCGGACCTGGAGGAGGTGCAGCGGGCGGAGGCGTTGGGTGAGGAGAAGAAGGTGTTTCGGCTGGGGGCGTTTTATTACAACCGGCTGGACCCGATGCCGATCGTCAAGGCCCGGCGTCAGCCCGATGCGATGGAGTTCAATTACGCCCACGGCCCCGGGCGCCGGTTTTTGTGGTCGTTGCTGGCGGTGTTCGTGGTGGTGGCCGCGGTCGTGGTCATCCCGACTTTCACGACGATGTAG
- a CDS encoding TRAP transporter large permease, with translation MLSPSAVAALILLVGIVLLIAASVPIAIAIGLPSLIAAMAVLGPENAAQAVAQRMFTGTNSFSLLAIPFFVLAGALMNSGGIASRLIDAAKVLVGRMPANLAMTNVVANGMFGSVSGAAVASASAVGTVMSPRMRQEGYDRAYSAAVNVASAPAGMLLPPSNTFIVYSLVSSTSIAALFMAGVGPGVLWLLAVLLIAVWLARKENYKRQTEHPTIAQALYVIWRAVPSLFMIFIVIGGILLGWFTPTESAAIAVIYCLVLGFLYRTLRIKDLPGILLNATRTTCIVMLLVAASSALSWVMAFAGIPDLIASGLLSVSESKVIILFIIMIILLLIGTFMDPTPAILIFVPIFLPIVTELGVDPVHFGAMVVMNLSLGVITPPIGNVLFVGAQVAGLRIEPVIRRLWPYLGGLILALFAVVFIPQLSIWLPTTLGLMTPLGG, from the coding sequence ATGTTGTCCCCTTCTGCGGTGGCCGCACTCATCCTGCTCGTCGGCATCGTCTTGTTGATCGCCGCGTCCGTCCCGATCGCGATCGCCATCGGCTTGCCGTCATTGATCGCCGCCATGGCGGTGCTGGGCCCGGAAAACGCCGCCCAGGCCGTCGCCCAGCGCATGTTCACGGGCACCAACTCATTTTCCCTGCTGGCCATTCCGTTCTTCGTGTTGGCGGGGGCGTTGATGAACTCCGGCGGCATCGCCTCCAGACTCATCGACGCCGCCAAAGTCCTCGTCGGGCGGATGCCGGCCAACCTGGCGATGACCAACGTCGTCGCCAACGGCATGTTCGGCTCCGTCTCCGGCGCCGCCGTGGCCTCCGCGTCCGCGGTGGGCACGGTCATGAGCCCGCGCATGCGCCAGGAAGGCTACGACCGCGCCTATTCCGCCGCCGTGAACGTGGCCTCTGCGCCGGCCGGCATGCTGCTGCCGCCGTCGAACACCTTCATCGTCTACTCCCTGGTCTCTTCGACCTCGATCGCCGCGCTGTTCATGGCCGGCGTCGGCCCCGGCGTCCTCTGGCTGCTGGCGGTCCTGCTGATCGCCGTGTGGCTCGCCCGCAAGGAAAACTACAAGCGCCAGACGGAACACCCCACGATCGCGCAGGCGCTGTACGTCATCTGGCGCGCGGTGCCCAGCCTGTTCATGATCTTCATCGTCATCGGCGGCATCCTGCTCGGCTGGTTCACCCCGACCGAGTCCGCGGCCATCGCCGTGATCTACTGCCTGGTGCTCGGCTTCCTCTACCGCACCTTGCGGATCAAGGACCTGCCCGGCATCCTGCTCAACGCCACCCGCACCACCTGCATCGTCATGCTGCTCGTGGCGGCGTCCTCGGCGCTGTCGTGGGTGATGGCCTTCGCCGGCATCCCGGACCTGATCGCCAGCGGCCTGCTGAGTGTGTCCGAGAGCAAGGTGATCATCCTCTTCATCATCATGATCATCCTGCTGCTCATCGGCACCTTCATGGATCCGACCCCGGCGATCCTGATCTTCGTGCCCATCTTCCTGCCGATCGTCACCGAACTCGGCGTCGACCCGGTGCACTTCGGCGCCATGGTCGTGATGAACCTCTCGCTGGGCGTGATCACCCCGCCGATCGGCAACGTCCTCTTCGTCGGCGCCCAAGTGGCGGGACTGCGCATCGAACCGGTCATCCGCAGGCTGTGGCCGTACCTCGGCGGTCTGATCCTGGCGCTGTTCGCCGTGGTGTTCATCCCGCAGCTATCCATCTGGCTGCCCACCACCCTGGGGCTGATGACGCCCCTGGGTGGATGA
- a CDS encoding TRAP transporter small permease — MLPTIRDFLKSILAVLSVTLFAVLVATTTWQVVSRQILNEPSTWSEELARLLFVWLSFLGSAFLFGERGHIAVDFLARKLPFAGQRVAQLFVQVMVLLFALVGLVWGGYLAASIAWEQNLTALPFTIGWVYLVIPIAGVFIAVFALMDIVGLFLGEIEPYPEIDDPVAEPTEPAASDSTLVVSAEADSTDSKEADR; from the coding sequence ATGTTGCCCACGATCCGTGACTTCCTGAAGTCCATCCTGGCCGTGCTCAGCGTGACGCTGTTCGCGGTCCTGGTGGCCACGACGACCTGGCAGGTCGTCAGCCGCCAGATCCTCAATGAGCCGTCGACCTGGTCCGAGGAGCTCGCCCGCCTGTTGTTCGTCTGGCTCTCCTTCCTGGGCTCCGCGTTCCTGTTCGGGGAACGCGGCCACATCGCCGTCGATTTCCTGGCCCGCAAGCTTCCCTTCGCCGGCCAGCGCGTGGCCCAACTCTTCGTGCAGGTCATGGTTCTGCTCTTCGCCCTCGTCGGCCTGGTGTGGGGCGGCTACCTGGCGGCGTCCATCGCCTGGGAGCAAAACCTGACGGCCCTGCCGTTCACCATCGGCTGGGTCTACCTGGTCATTCCGATCGCCGGCGTGTTCATCGCCGTTTTCGCACTCATGGACATCGTCGGCCTGTTCCTGGGCGAGATCGAGCCCTACCCGGAGATCGATGACCCCGTCGCCGAGCCGACGGAGCCAGCCGCCTCCGATTCCACCCTTGTCGTGTCCGCCGAGGCGGACTCCACCGATTCGAAGGAGGCAGACCGCTGA
- a CDS encoding TRAP transporter substrate-binding protein: MKPSALTAPKPEVPRRRRPRWARIALTATMAAAALGLSACANLGGLNLETVGQEDQTTYVKLALNQTEAHPSYIALDNFSERFAERTDDRWVIDIYPNEQLGSQQEVLQFVSSGAIEMAIVSGTQLENLNRDFQVLNMPTTFSDVEHQMGVIRDQDIVGSLFDSLEDSNNITVIGGFTQGSRSIYTADGPLRVPADLAGQKIRVQESDMHIRMIELMGGAATPLSYGEVYTAIQSGVLDGAENNEVSYVTQQHHEVAPYWSYTNHLVGLDYMIMRSDLREAMSEEDRRIFDEEWETAMVEHTELWDVETRESIERGEAAGATFTEIDQEAFQEALAPIADEFLTTDYQRDLYDAIRADDVDSAGEES; encoded by the coding sequence ATGAAGCCCAGTGCACTGACGGCCCCGAAACCGGAAGTACCCCGACGTCGCCGCCCCCGGTGGGCCCGCATCGCCCTCACCGCGACGATGGCCGCGGCCGCCCTCGGCCTCAGCGCCTGCGCCAACCTGGGGGGACTGAACCTGGAGACCGTCGGCCAGGAAGACCAGACCACCTACGTCAAGCTCGCGTTGAACCAGACCGAGGCGCACCCCAGCTACATCGCCCTGGACAATTTCTCTGAACGCTTCGCGGAGCGCACCGACGATCGCTGGGTCATCGACATCTACCCCAACGAACAGCTCGGCTCCCAGCAGGAGGTGCTCCAGTTCGTCTCCTCCGGCGCCATCGAGATGGCGATCGTTTCCGGCACCCAGCTGGAAAACCTCAACCGCGATTTCCAGGTGCTGAACATGCCGACGACCTTCAGCGACGTCGAGCACCAGATGGGGGTCATCCGCGACCAGGATATCGTCGGCTCCTTGTTCGACTCCCTGGAAGACTCCAACAACATCACCGTCATCGGCGGCTTCACCCAAGGCTCGCGCTCCATCTACACCGCCGATGGGCCTCTTCGGGTGCCGGCCGACCTGGCGGGGCAGAAGATCCGCGTCCAGGAATCGGACATGCACATCCGCATGATCGAGCTCATGGGCGGCGCAGCCACGCCGCTGTCCTACGGCGAGGTCTACACCGCGATCCAGTCCGGCGTGCTCGACGGCGCGGAAAACAACGAGGTCTCCTACGTCACCCAGCAGCACCACGAGGTCGCCCCGTATTGGTCCTACACCAACCACCTCGTCGGCCTGGACTACATGATCATGCGCTCGGACCTGCGGGAGGCGATGAGCGAAGAGGACCGCCGCATCTTCGACGAGGAGTGGGAGACCGCCATGGTCGAGCACACCGAACTCTGGGACGTCGAAACCCGGGAGTCCATCGAGCGCGGCGAGGCCGCCGGCGCCACCTTTACCGAAATCGACCAGGAAGCGTTCCAGGAGGCGCTGGCGCCGATCGCCGACGAATTCCTGACCACCGACTACCAGCGTGATCTCTACGACGCGATCCGCGCGGACGACGTGGATTCCGCCGGGGAGGAGAGCTAG
- the cobA gene encoding uroporphyrinogen-III C-methyltransferase translates to MTTPTTPQPAAVTLIGGGPGAWDLITLRGAHALRDADVILTDHLGPTGQLAQIIGEEAVADKEIIDVSKLPYGRQVAQEETNRLMVEHARAGRRVARLKGGDPFVFGRGFEEVQACAAAGIACEVVPGVTSAVSVPAAAGVPVTNRGVVHAFTVVSGHLAPENPGSLVDWGALARLGGTIVVIMGVRHVAAITAALMAAGLAPETPAAAIQDGTTSGQVSVRATAATLAEAMAEARITSPAVYVIGDVAGL, encoded by the coding sequence ATGACGACACCAACGACCCCTCAGCCCGCGGCAGTCACCCTCATCGGAGGCGGCCCCGGAGCATGGGACTTGATCACGTTGCGTGGCGCGCACGCCCTGCGTGACGCGGACGTGATCCTCACCGACCACCTGGGCCCCACGGGCCAGCTCGCGCAGATCATCGGCGAGGAGGCGGTGGCGGACAAGGAAATCATCGACGTCTCCAAACTGCCTTATGGCCGGCAGGTCGCCCAGGAGGAGACCAACCGGCTGATGGTCGAACACGCCCGCGCCGGGCGGCGGGTCGCGCGGTTGAAGGGCGGTGACCCGTTTGTGTTCGGGCGTGGCTTCGAGGAGGTGCAGGCGTGTGCTGCGGCCGGGATCGCCTGCGAGGTGGTGCCGGGGGTGACCAGCGCTGTCTCTGTGCCGGCGGCGGCGGGGGTTCCCGTGACCAACCGTGGGGTGGTGCATGCGTTTACGGTCGTGTCCGGGCACCTGGCGCCGGAGAATCCGGGGTCGTTGGTGGACTGGGGCGCGCTGGCCCGGCTCGGCGGGACGATCGTGGTGATCATGGGGGTGCGTCACGTGGCGGCGATCACGGCGGCGCTCATGGCGGCGGGGTTGGCGCCGGAGACTCCGGCGGCGGCGATTCAGGACGGGACGACCTCGGGGCAGGTGTCGGTGCGGGCGACGGCGGCCACGCTCGCTGAGGCGATGGCTGAAGCGCGGATCACTTCGCCTGCGGTCTATGTGATCGGCGATGTCGCGGGGCTCTGA